The sequence GGCGTGGCACAGCGGCGCGGCACACAGGCCCAGCAACAACACAACAGACGAGGTCGAGCGCATCATGGTTTTCGGCATAGAAATTGCTTTGATTCTATGCCACCCCGCTGCGCTGTGGCGGGGCCATGGCAAAAAACCAGCCGCTCAGGAGGTGCGGCTGGGGGTGCGGCTTTACGGCCCGCTGCGGGTCACGATGGAGCTGGAGCCCGAAGACTGGAGGCGTTCGCGCAACTGGTCGGCTTCTTCGCGGGTGGCGAACGGGCCGATGCGCACGCGGAACATGGTGCGACCGTTGATCTCACGCTCGTACACCTTGGCATCGTAGCCTTGCGCGGCCAAGCGGGCACGTTGCTGCTCGGCTTCGCTGGACGTCGAAAACGCCCCGATCTGCACTTGGTAGATCGGCACCATCTGGTTGGGCGGATTGGTCGGCGTGCTGGGGGTGGGGCGCGGGGGGGGCTCGGGGGGGCTGGGGCGCTCGGGGGTGGTCAGCGGATCGCGGCCAGCCAAGATGGCGGCAGGGTCGCGGGTGCTGTTTTGCATCAGGATGGGCCGGGTGGGGGCGCTGCCCGCGCTGGCACTGGTGGCTGTGGCTGGCGCAGGGTTGGAGGAGGGCAGCGAGGCAGCGTCCTGGATGGCTCGTGCGGCACGCCCCGCCAAGCCGGCGTTCGGATCCCAATGGCGCAGGCGTTCGGCTTCAGCGGCTTCTTGTTCGGGGGTGCGGCGGTTGCCGGTTTTGTTGTCCACGAACGGCATGGGCATTTTGGTCACGTACATGGCCACCCCCAACGCGATGATCAGCCCGACGAGCAGCCCCACGATGATGCCCATGATCACCCCGCCACGCTGACGCATGCGGGAAACGAAGGGGATGGCAGATTTCATGCGGACTCCGTGACGGCTTCGCGGCTCATCGACTCTGGGGCGCTCACCCCCAGCAGACCCAAGGCGTTGCGCAGCACTTGGCGCGTGGCGGCCAGCAGGGCCAAGCGCGCCCGTGCCAGGGCCGCATCTTCAACCAAGAAGCGTTCGGCAGCGTAGTAGCTGTGGAAGGCCGAGGCCAAGTCGCGCAGGTAGAACGCCACGTCGTGCGGCGCCAGCGAGGCGGCGGCCCCGCTCAACATGCCGGGGTATTCGGCCAGTTTGAGCATGAGTGCCAGTTCGCTTGGTGCCGTGAGCAGACTCAAGTCGGCGCTGGCCAAATCGGCGGTGGCGATGCCTTGTGCGGCCCCTTGGTTCAGCACCGAGCAAATGCGCGCATGGGCGTACTGGACATAGAACACCGGGTTCTCGTCGTTTTGCTTCAGGGCCAGGTCGATGTCGAAGGTGAACTCGGTGTCGGCCTTGCGGCTGATGAGGAAGAAGCGCACCGCGTCGCGGCTCGTCCACTCGATCAGGTCGCGCAGCGTGACGTAGCTGCCGGCGCGCTTGCTGATTTTCACCTCGGCGCCATCGCGCACCACGCGCACCATGGTGTTGAGCACGTAGCTCGGGAAGCCTTGCGGAATCCCCAGCCCCACGGCCTGCAAACCGGCGCGCACGCGGGCGATGGTGCCGTGGTGATCCGTGCCTTGGCAGTTGATGCAAGTGGTGTAACCGCGCTCAAACTTGGCGATGTGGTAAGCCACGTCCGGCAGGAAGTAGGTGAACGTACCGTCCGACTTGCGCATCACGCGGTCTTTGTCGTCGCCGTAGTCGGTGGACTTGAGCCACAGTGCGCCGTCTTGCTCGTAGGTTTTGCCTGAAGCCACCAGCTTGGCCACGGTGTCTTCGACGCGGCCCGAGGTGTAGAGGCTGGATTCGAGGTAATAGCTGTCGAACTGCACGCCAAAGGCTTGCAAATCCAAGTCTTGCTCGTGGCGCAGGTAAGCGACGGCGAATTGGCGGATGCCGTCCAGATCGTCCGGATCGCCCGAAGCGGTGAACTCGCGGTCATCCGCTTTCACCGTTTTTTTGGCGAGGAAGTCGGCGGCGATGTCGGCGATGTAATCGCCGTTGTAGGCACTCTCGGGCCAGCCATCATCACCCGGCTTCAGGCCCTTGATGCGGCACTGCGTCGAGGTCGCCAGCGTGGCAATTTGCACGCCTGCATCGTTGTAATAGAACTCGCGCAGGACTTCGTAGCCTTGCGTTTGGAACAGGTGGCACAGGCTGTCGCCGAGCGCACCTTGGCGCGCATGGCCGACGTGCAGCGGGCCGGTCGGGTTGGCGGAGACGAACTCCACCATCAACTTTTGGCCGTTGGCGCTTTGGCGACCGAAGCAGGGGCCGCTGTCCAGCACCTCACGCACCACGGCTTGTTTGGCGGCCGGTTTCAGGCGCAGATTGATGAAACCGGGGCCAGCGATCTCCAGCGCGTCCACCCATTGCTGAATCGCGGGCTGGGCTTGGAGAGCGTCGATGAGTTGCTGGGCCACAGCACGCGGGTTGCTGCGCAGTGGCTTGGCCAGTTGCATGGCGGCGGTGATCGCCAGATCGCCATGCGCGGCCTGTTTGGGCTGCTCGAATTGAGGGACGAGGGTGGAGTCGGGGGCCAACTGCTTCACCGCAGTGGCCAGCGCGACTTGGAGTTGGGCCTTGGCTTGGATCATGGAGCGGGATTCTAGGAGGGGGATGATGCGCGGCATCCACAAGCGTGTGTCCACCGTCCACCTGGGCGATGCGTTATGCGCACTTCGGTCATCGGTCGATGGCCGTTCTTGTTCAAGGAGTTGGTATGAAGAAGTTGTTAAGCGTGGTGGCTCTGAGCGTGTGTGCCCTGTCGGCCATGGCACAAACCGCAGCGGTTCCGCCGGCGGCGCCGGCGTCGGGTGTCAAGCCTTGCTTGAGCGAAGCCAAAGCCAAGGGCCTCCAAGGCGCTGAGCGCAAGACCTTCTTGCAAGAATGCCGTGCCAACCGCAAGGCCGAGCACGCCAAAAAGCGCGAAGCCTGCGTGGCCGAAGCCGGCCAGCAAAACCTCAAGGGCGCTGAGGCCAAGAAAGCCATCCGCGCTTGCATGCAAAAGTGAGCCCGCTGGGGCGCTGCGGTGACCCTTGATCACGGGGGGCGCACCGCTTGATGGCCGCCCCGCACCGGCGTGATACTGAGTGCAACGTAAAGTCTTGTGTCTGAGCGGCCGACGGGCGTCGGCTCGGATCGGGGGAAGCGATGAAACTCCAGTCTCTGCTGCCTGTGGGCAAAACCATCACCGTGCTGGCGCTGCTGGCCGGTTTGTCACCCCTGGCCCAAGCTGCACGCTTGGCGCTGGTGGTGGGCAATGACAACTACCAAAACGTCACCAAACTGCGCAACGCACGCAACGATGCGCAGTCTCTGGCGCGTGAGCTGGAGGCCGCTGGCTTCAGCGTTACGCGGTTGCTGGACGGCACGCGCCAAAGCATGAACACCACGCTGGACGGCTTTTTGCAGCGCGTCAACAAAGGCGACGAGGTGGTGTTTTTCTTTTCTGGCCACGGATCGCAGCCCAGCCAAGGCGGGCCGATGCTGTTGCCGGTGGACATTCAACCCACCAGCGAGCGCACGGTGCAGCGCGACGGCCTGGCGCTGAACCAGATCATGGACGATCTGAACCAGCGCGCCCGCTTCGCGCTCATCATGATCGATGCGTGCCGGGACGATCCATTTCGCCAAACCTCGTTTGGGCGCTCGATTGCGCCGGGTTCCTCGCTGGGGCGGGTCGAACCGCCCAGCGGCACGATGGTGATCATGGCGGCCTCCAAAGGGCAGCAAGCGCTGGATCGCCTGTCCGACCGCGATCCGGTGCCCAATGGCTTGTTCACCCGCGAGCTGATCCGCCACATGCGCACGCCGGGGCTGTCCGCTTCCGAGATGATGCGGCGTGTCAAAACCGGGGTGGAGCAGGCGGCGGCAGGTGTGAATCATGTTCAACGGCCCGCCTTGGTGGACGAATCGTCCTCGGATTTCTTTTTCTATCCGCAGGGCGCTGGTGCGGCGATGAGTCCGCCGCCGGCCCCGGTGCCTGCACCTGTGCCCGCTCGTGTGGCCCCGCCCGCGCCCACCCCGGCGCCAGTGGCCGTGCCCAGCTATGGCACGCCGCCGCCCGCCGCTCCGAGCCTGACCCGCTCCGATGCCCAGCGTGAGTTCGATGCCTGGGATGCCGCATCGCGCAATCCGACGCGGGCCAGCCTCTCCAACTTCTTGGCGCAGTTCCCGAATGGCCGCTACGCCGCGCAGGCCCGCACCCAATTGAGCAGCTTGGGCGGGGCTGCCGCTGCTCCGGCGCCGACCGCTCCCGCCAAAATCGATCCGCAAGCTGAGTACGACTACTGGGAGCGCATCACCGCCCGGGGCACACGCGAAGCGTACGAAGAGTATTTGCGCACGTACCCCCAGGGGCGCTACGCTGACATCGCCCGAGCGCGTGCCCGCTGAGGCGGCTCGGCCTGTTTCGCCATTTCCAACCCACCTGCTCTCATCATGAAGACTTCCTCTTTCGTGCGTGGCGGTGCCGCGCTGCTGCTGGCGCTGAGCGCCATGGCTGCCTCGGCCCAGACCTACACCAAACAACAGTTGCAAGAGCTGTACAGCTCGTTCGTCACAGGGGAAGGTTTCCGACCGGAAATCACCCCGGCGGGCAACGTCAAATTCAAGCGGGAAGGGCGCACCCACGTCATTTACGTGGATGAGAAAGACCCGACCTACTTCCGCATGGTGTTTGCCTTCGCCGAGAGCGACAAGAGCCAAGCCACCCGCGTGCGCCGTTTGGAAGCGGCTTCGTTTGCCACCGGTGAGGTGAAAGTGGGCAAAGCCTATCTCGACCCCGAAGGTGACCCGGTGTTCAGCGCTGAAATTTTCACCGTCGTGCCAGGGGACGCCAAAGCGATGATGCCGCGCATCTTGCAAATCATGGATTTGACGTACGAAAAGTACCAAACCAAGTTCAACGGCAGCCGCTGAGGTCGCCCCAATACTGCGCGTCCCCGTAGGTGTGCTTGAGGAAGTCGATCCACAAGCGCACCCGCAGCGGCAAATGCCGGGCGCTCGGAAACATGGCGTAAATGCCATTCGGCGGTGCGGCAAAGCCGTCCAGCACACTCACCAAGCGGCCAGCGGCCAAGTCACCTTGCACCTCCCAGGTGCTGCGCCACGCCAGCCCCAGCCCTTGCAGGCACCACTCGTGCAGCACCTGCCCATCGCTGCAATCGAGCCGGCCCGAGAGTCGCAGGTGTTGCACCTCGCCCTCCACCTGAAACGCCCAGCCGCGTGTTTGGCTGGCGTCTGAACTCAGCACCAAACACTGGTGGCGCCCCAGCTCGGCGGGGTGCTGCGGCACGCCGGCGCGCTTCAAATAAGCGGGCGTGGCCACGCACAGGCGGCGGTTGTCCGCCAGGCGCACGGCGACCATGCTCGAATCGGCCAGGTCACCGACGCGCACCGCGCAGTCGTAGCTTTCGTTGACGATGTCCACCACGCGGTCGGAGAGGTTGAGCGACAGGCTCACCTCCGGGTGCTGGGCCAGAAAGCGCGGCACCAGCGGCGCCACATGGCGCCGTCCAAAACCGCCCGGCGCGGTGACGCGCACATGCCCGCTGGCCTTCACGCCGCCGGCGGAAACGCTGGCTTCGGCGCTGTTGAAGTCGGCGATCAGGCGCTGGCAGTCTTCCAAAAAGGCGCTGCCTTCGTGCGTCAGGGTGATGCGCCGCGTGGTGCGCACCATGAGTTTGACGCCCAGGCGTGCCTCCAGCGCGTCGATACGCCGACCGATGACGGCGGGGGCCACGTCTTCCAGCGCGGCGGCAGCCGTCAGGCTGCCCTTGCTGGCGACGGCGACGAAGGTTTCGATTTGTTTGAGGCGATCCACGAGAGCGAACTCATTTCAACTTTAAAGTCATGAATCCATCAACTTATTCGTAGTTAATGGCGAATCCAGTATCGAATAAATTTCGAACCATGGAAAAGACCCTCGTGCCCAAAGCCGTCTTGTTTGACGCCTACGGCACGCTGTTCGATGTGTACAGCGTGGCGCTGGCGGCTGGGCAGTTGTTTCCCGGCGCGGGCGACAAGCTCGCCCAGCTCTGGCGCGACAAGCAGATCGAATACACCCACCTCATCAGCATGAGCGCCCAGGCCGGGCTGCACTACCGCCCGTTCTGGGACATCACCCGCGATGCGCTGCGCTGGTCGGCTGAACGCTTGGGCCTGAAGCTCACCCAAGCGGCGGAAGACCGGTTGATGAACCAGTACCGCCACCTCTCTGCCTTCCCGGAAAACCACGAGGTGCTGCGGGCCCTGCACGAGCGCGGCGTGCGCGCCGGCATCCTCTCGAATGGCGACCCGGAGATGCTGGCCGTGGCCGTGAAAAGCGCTGGGTTTGCCGAGTGGCTGAACCCGGTGTTGAGCGTGCATCCGGTGCGCCAATTCAAGACCGCGCCGGCGGCTTACCAGCTCGGGCCAGATGCGCTGGGTTTGCCGGCACGCGACATTCTTTTCGTCTCCAGCAACGGCTGGGACGCCATCGGCGCCACCTGGTTTGGCTACACCACCTTGTGGGTGAACCGCAGCGGCGCGCCGCTGGAGCGCCTGGGCACCGAACCCACCCGCACGGGCAGCAACCTGCGCGCCGTGCTCAACTTTTTTCCCTTTTCAAAGGACGTTTCATGACCGCACGCACCCAAGTCCACAGCCTGCAAGTGGCCACCGAGCTGTTCCGTTTTGTTGAAGACCAAGTGCTGCCCGGCACCGGTGTGGACTCCGCCGCTTTCTGGGCGGGTTTTGACGCCATCGTCAACGAGCTGGCGCCGAAGAACGCCGCGCTGCTGGCCGAACGCGACCGCATTCAAGCCGAGATGGACGCTTGGCACCAAGCCAACCCCGGCCCCGTGGCCGACATGGCCGCCTACCAAGCGTTCTTGGAAAAAATCGGCTACATCGTGCCGGTGCCGGCGGATGTGCAATCGACCACGTCGAACGTGGACGACGAGCTGGCCATCCAAGCTGGCCCGCAACTGGTGGTGCCGATCCTGAATGCGCGCTACGCACTGAACGCCGCGAACGCCCGCTGGGGTTCGTTGTATGACGCGCTGTATGGCACCGACGCCATCTCCGAAGACGGCGGCGCCGAGCGTGCCGGCGGCTACAACCCGGTGCGCGGCGCCAAGGTGATCGAGTTCGCCCGCAACTTCCTGGATCAAGCGGCGCCGCTGGTGAACGCCAGCCACAAGCAAGCCACCGGCTATGCCGTGGAAGCGGGTCAATTGGTGGTGAGCCTGGGCAACGGCATCGTCACCGGCCTGGAAACCCCGGCGCAACTGGTGGGCTACCAAGGCGACGCCGCCGCGCCGAGCAGCATCCTGCTGGTTCACAACGGTTTGCATCTGGACATCCGCATCAACCGCGCCACCACCATCGGCGCGTCGGACGCGGCCGGCGTGTCGGATGTGATCGTGGAAGCCGCGCTGTCCACCATCCTCGACTTGGAAGACTCGGTCGCCGCTGTGGACGCCGAAGACAAGCTGGTGGGCTACAGCAACTGGCTGGGCATCCTGCGCGGCACGCTGACCGAAACCTTCAGCAAGGGCGGCAAGGAGATGACTCGCGGCCTGAACAAGGATCGCGTGTACACGGCGGCCAACGGCCAAGGCGAAGTCGTGCTGCATGGCCGCTCGCTGCTGTTCGTGCGCAACGTCGGCCATTTGATGACCAACCCGGCCATTCTGTGGGGCGCCGAAGGCAAGGAAATTCCGGAAGGCATCATGGATGCCGTCATCACCACCACCTGCTCGCTGCACGATCTGAAGAAGCTGGGCACCGCCGGGTTTGGCAACTCGCGCAAGGGCTCGGTGTACATCGTCAAGCCGAAGATGCACGGCCCGGCGGAAGTGGCGTTTGCTTGTGAGCTGTTCGGTCGTGTCGAACAACTGCTGGGCTTGCCGGACAGCACCGTCAAGCTGGGCATCATGGACGAGGAGCGCCGCACCTCCGTCAACCTGAAGGCTTGTATTGCCGCCGCCGCCAGCCGCGTGGCTTTCATCAACACCGGCTTCTTGGATCGCACCGGCGACGAGATGCACACCGCCATGCAAGCCGGCCCGATGATGCGCAAGGGTGACATCAAGTCCAGCGCCTGGATTGCCGCCTACGAGCGCCGTAACGTGTTGATCGGCCTGCAATGCGGCCTGCGTGGCCGCGCCCAGATCGGCAAGGGCATGTGGGCCATGCCGGACCTGATGGCCGAGATGCTCAAGCAAAAAATCGTGCATCCGAAGGCCGGAGCCAACACCGCTTGGACGCCGTCGCCGACCGCTGCCACGCTGCACGCGCTGCACTACCACCAGGTGCTGGTGTCCGATGTGCAAAAGGCCATCGAAGCCAGCGGCGATGCGGACAACGCCGAAGTCACCAACAAGCTGCTGAGCGACTTGCTCACCGTGCCGGTGGTGGCCGAAGCCAAGTGGAGCGCCGAGGAGCGCCAGCAAGAAATCGACAACAACGCCCAGGGCATCCTGGGCTACGTGGTGCGCTGGGTCGATCAAGGCGTGGGCTGCTCCAAGGTGCCGGACATCAACGACATCGGCCTGATGGAAGACCGCGCCACGCTGCGCATCTCCAGCCAGCACATCTGCAACTGGCTGCACCACGGTGTGGTGACGCAAGAGCAAGTGTTGGAAACCTTCGCCCGCATGGCCGCCAAGGTGGACGAGCAAAACGCGGGCGATCCGGCTTACAAGTCGCTGGTGGCCAACCCTGAGGGCGCGGCTTACCAAGCGGCGCTGGATCTGGTGTTCAAGGGCAAGGAGCAGCCGAGTGGGTACACTGAGCCGCTGTTGCATGCTTGGCGGTTGAAGGTGAAGGCGGCAAGCTGAGCCTCGTATCCTGAGCTGACGGGCCTGCGAAAGCGGCCCGAGCCAGCAACTTGGACACGGATCAACCACCACGGAGCTTTCAAATTGGGGTTCTGCGCAGGGCCCCAACCCCTTCATAATCTGGCCACTGGGGCGCTGTTTTCTGGACTCGAGACCACTGCACGCCATTTATTGCTCACTGAGGAGTTGCCGTAGTGCCGTTTAAAAAATATACCGTGGTGGTGACGAATGAACTCATTGATGCCATGGTTGAATTTAATTTCAATCCAGGTTTTAATGCAAAAAAGAATGGTGAAAAATTCGGCTGGTTGCAAATTGGGAAGAGAATCACAATTGCAACCCCGAAAATTGCAATCGAACCCCACGCGGGACTCCATGGTGGGCGGTATATTCCGCTGATAGGGGGAGTGCCGTACTCGGGCTTTTGTTCGATTGGCTCGTTTAGTTACAGCTACTCATGTCTGCCAGAACCCGTCAAGGTGGGAAGATATTGCTCGATATCGACCGGACTGAAGTTCCTTGATTCCACTCACCCCATCACCACACTGACGACGTCGGCTGCGTTATTTAGAATTCAAAACAAACTATTCACTCGCTGCCAAACTCCGCAGGTTGAGAGTTTTTCGAAGCGGTTTCGTGCCAAAGGTGACAAGCCATATCCAGAGATTGGCCACGACGTTTGGATTGGGCACGGCGTCACCCTTGCCATGGGGATTAAAATTGGAACTGGAGCGATCATCGCGGCCAACAGCACTGTGGTTCGCGATGTCCCGCCTTATGCGATTGTGGGGGGGAATCCAGCCCAAATTATCAAAATGCGGTTTGAGCCTTCCCTTGTGGAGAATTTGTTGAAATCTCAGTGGTGGGAGTTTGACCCCCAGGAGATTTTTAGTCTAGACTTTACCAATCCACAATCGGTCTGTGAAGAAATAGGTCTCCGCAATTTAACGCCGTACCGACCCAACGTGTTCGACTTGGCGCAGTTTGCAGAAGAGGCCCCGACAGGTCAGAGCACGCCGTGAACCCTGGCCCGCTGAGGGCCAGTTCAGCCTACAAAGTGGGCCCGTTTTGCTGTATTGCGTGCCGTTCGGCCCATCAATACGTCTTGTACGGCAAAAACTTCCCACTCATCGTGATGCTCACCCGGTCGCCCTTCGGATCGGGTTCGCGCTGCAAGTCCATTTTGAAATCGATGGCGCTCATGATGCCGTCCCCGAATTCTTCGTGGATCAGCTCCTTGAACGTGCTGCCGTACACGTTCACCAGCTCGTAAAAACGGTAAATCAGCGGGTCGGTTGGCACTGCCGTGGGCAGGCTGCCCTTGTAGGGTACCACTTGCAGCCACTTCTGATCCTCCGCGCTCAGCCCGAAAATCTCACCGACGATGGCGGCTTGCTCCGCCGTCAAGGTCATCTGCCCGAGGCACGCGGCGGTGACCCACTCCTTGCTCAAGCCCACCCGGTCGGCCACATCGGCCCACTTCAGGCCCTGAAGCACCTTGGCGGTGATGATTTTTTCCGTGACGTCGATGCGGCTCATGCGATGCGCTCCTCATGGTGATCTTGTCGCCCAGTTAGTGGTCAAACGCACTATGACAGGGCGCGATTCGCAGAATAAGCAAGCTTTGTGCTAAGCGTCACAGGGCGCGTCAGCGCAGGATGTGCATGGACGCTAAGGCTTGCCGCAGTTCTGAGTCCAGAGCCGAGAAAGCACTCACCTGGCGCAGAAGATCAAGGGACACTTCCTCGCCAAGCTGTGTCAGCCGGCTTGCGACCCCCGCTCGTGCATGCCGCCCGCTGGGGCGGGTTGCCTTGAAGGCTGCTTCCAAAACCTGTTTTGGATCCGAGATGCTTTCGACCTGCTTGGGTGTCGCGGGTAAACCCAGTGCTTGGTTGTCCAACCGGGTTCCGAAAACACGCCGTAGTGCATCGCCATCTGCGAGTGCCCAAGCTTCGCAGTTACGGACGGGGACAACACCCACCCCCAGCCCCTTCAAACCGAAACGCTGTTTCAGCAGCGCCAGGGCTGGATCGACGCGCTCCGATCGAGCGCGATTGGCATCCGCATCTGCATCGGCATGCACAAACAAAATTTGCCAAGCGCCTCGGGCTGCCGTGGCGGCTTGCAAGATGCGGTCGTGTCGGGTGCCGCTGCTGGGCGAGCCGGGGTCGGCCAACGCCAAAACCTGCTCGGCCATTTCGACGTCACCCGCGCACACGTCCTGTGTCAGTCGAAGCAGCAAACCGGAAAGAAATCGATCGTCTGTGCGCCCTTCGGAATAAAGCGCGAGGTTGAGGTAACGCATGTTCAACCCTCGGCACGGATGCTGTTTAGCATGCTTTCCACTTCGAAGCTGGAAACGACAGGGATGTCCTCTGTGCCGGCCTCGGTTTTGAGCTTGTCGGAAAGATCGCCCTGACGAGTCACTGGACGCAGCCGGGTTTTCCGGCGAACCTCGCGGGTTTGTGCATCGACCACTTGGGCGGTATCGGCAAACAGTACGGGAACTTGTGTTGTCTGATGTTTACCGTTTAAAAAGGACGAGAGTACAACAGGAGAGTGACTGTTGAGCAGCAATTGGTTGAGGTGAGCCGAAACGGGGGGGAGTGTGTCCAATGTGCTGACCATGTCACATAGGCGCTCCATCAGGCGTTTCAGTCGCGCGGGATGCACGCCGTTTTCGGGCTCCTCGAAACACACCATGCCACGATGGCGTGGGTCGTGTAGCAGCGTCAGCAGTGCCAGCACACGCAATGTGCCATCGGAAATGACACGAGAGGAAAAAGGGAGGCCATCCCGCATCGTCAGATGGATACGGTACTCGCGGGTGCCTGGATCCAATCCAGCATCCAACGAGCGAACACCTGGAATCAGGTTGTTGAGCGCCAGGGCGATGTCGTGCAGAACCCCTTGGGGTTGATCTTCAGTGGCAGTTTCCGCTTTGAGCCGCGCTAGTACAGCGGCCAGATTGCTGCCGTCGGCTGTGAGTAGATCAGGGGAGGTAGCAGGGGAGGGGCGTCGCAGCAAGGCTGGATCCAGTTGTAACAGCCGCCAATGGTGC is a genomic window of Vitreoscilla filiformis containing:
- a CDS encoding AAA family ATPase is translated as MLTRIEIDGFKTFEKFAIDLEPFVVILGVNAAGKSNLFDAVQLLSNLATQDVSQALKNMRGEPAELFRRTQSGLSQHIRFAVEVLIDPKVRDPWGKEVSISHTRLRYELELERREVRPGVEKVMVSHESLRRIASKADTWAKRFSVSKDFGKQHLKYSASRNADLLSTSEVDGKRVFRLHQDGHSGRTQERPATAAEATVLYSITNTDFPHLFAMRDEMHHWRLLQLDPALLRRPSPATSPDLLTADGSNLAAVLARLKAETATEDQPQGVLHDIALALNNLIPGVRSLDAGLDPGTREYRIHLTMRDGLPFSSRVISDGTLRVLALLTLLHDPRHRGMVCFEEPENGVHPARLKRLMERLCDMVSTLDTLPPVSAHLNQLLLNSHSPVVLSSFLNGKHQTTQVPVLFADTAQVVDAQTREVRRKTRLRPVTRQGDLSDKLKTEAGTEDIPVVSSFEVESMLNSIRAEG